Proteins encoded in a region of the Dendropsophus ebraccatus isolate aDenEbr1 chromosome 11, aDenEbr1.pat, whole genome shotgun sequence genome:
- the VTN gene encoding vitronectin: MRALLLPALLLLGAAWFAQAAEESCVGRCLDGFNVNKKCQCDNLCIYYKSCCHDYISVCNPKETRGDVFTIPEDEYNYDAFNDTSEHDGSLQPRTPKGERVESTVTEPTAKEEPTKKEEPPETEEPPATEEPPAAEDTHDELCSGKPFDAFTNFKNGSVYAFRGKYFYELDDKRALDGYPKLIKDVWGIEGPIDAAFTRLNCQGKTYIFKGTQYWRFSDGTMDSEYPRAISDGFTNIPDDIDAAFSIPASDYEGNEKAYFFKGSRYWQYEFKNQPTIEECMASSPSDIFTRYVMIQYDSWERDFDLIFGGWFRDDNEAPRSISRDWKGIPNGVDAVLPSRLYVPEKKKPEVPRSKRRKSKRRKSSKRRSRRSWTDSFDILDDLYGYNYDYDEDYDPDWLPPESPPKCQPVQSVYFFKNDKYYRVNLQTKRVDRVFPRYPRSIAEYWLGCKKSSKEKKTRG; this comes from the exons TTTAATGTGAACAAGAAATGTCAGTGTGATAACTTATGTATATATTACAAGAGCTGCTGCCATGACTACATTTCAGTCTGCAACCCAAAAG AAACACGAGGTGATGTTTTTACCATTCCTGAAGACGAGTACAACTACGATGCATTTAATGATACTTCTGAACATGATGGGTCACTGCAGCCTAGAACACCAAAAGGTGAGCGTGTGGAATCTACTGTGACAGAGCCCACTGCAAAGGAGGAACCCACTAAGAAAGAGGAGCCCCCTGAGACAGAAGAACCCCCTGCAACAGAGGAGCCTCCAGCAGCAGAAGATACACATGATGAATTGTGTAGTGGAAAACCCTTTGATGCTTTCACTAACTTTAAAAATGGTTCAGTCTATGCTTTCCGAG GAAAATACTTTTATGAACTTGATGATAAACGTGCACTGGATGGATACCCCAAACTTATTAAGGATGTGTGGGGTATAGAAGGTCCAATCGATGCTGCATTCACTCGATTGAACTGCCAGGGAAAGACTTATATATTTAAG GGTACACAATATTGGCGGTTTTCTGATGGAACTATGGATTCGGAATACCCTCGCGCCATCAGTGATGGCTTTACAAACATCCCAGATGATATTGATGCTGCCTTTTCCATACCAGCTAGTGATTATGAAGGCAATGAAAAGGCATACTTCTTCAAAG GTAGTCGGTATTGGCAGTATGAATTTAAAAACCAGCCCACCATAGAGGAGTGCATGGCCTCATCCCCATCAGACATATTCACACGATATGTAATGATCCAATACGATAGCTGGGAACGGGACTTTGACCTTATTTTTGGAGGGTGGTTTAGAG ACGACAATGAAGCTCCTCGCTCTATAAGCAGAGACTGGAAAGGAATTCCAAATGGAGTGGATGCTGTACTGCCGAGCAGATTATATGTTCCTGAAAAGAAAAAGCCTGAAGTACCTCGCAGTAAGAGGCGAAAGAGCAAACGAAGAAAGAGCAGCAAGAGAAGATCAAGACGAAGCTGGACTGATAGTTTCGACATACTAGATGACCTCTATGGCTACAATTATGACTATGATGAGGACTATGATCCAGATTGGCTTCCTCCTGAAAGTCCACCAAAATGCCAACCAGTGCAAAGtgtttacttctttaaaaatg ATAAATATTATCGTGTAAACCTCCAGACAAAGCGTGTGGACCGTGTCTTTCCTCGCTACCCAAGATCCATTGCGGAATACTGGCTGGGATGCAAGAAATCTTCTaaggaaaaaaagacaagagGATAA